A stretch of Pangasianodon hypophthalmus isolate fPanHyp1 chromosome 9, fPanHyp1.pri, whole genome shotgun sequence DNA encodes these proteins:
- the cxxc5b gene encoding CXXC-type zinc finger protein 5 isoform X1: protein MSASGGLMEGNQAREDEDARDSCCADEESSPVVERRNRSGIISTPLSKSLKHSRALSQYIATCSAAAAVANANANRLAQSSLVPAGIKSHSVDAQHRGQVGLTKLDRGALVSSLLDSPSGLHLAQAAELLRRASMLLPVSDSSNLGVGGDMEAVSASDSLGSVTDFPLLSNGGGVGGTFPFHPGLFIMTPAGVFLADGALSQVTGASEQQQAHNEMAAAASANAKKKRKRCGLCPPCRRRINCEQCSSCRNRKTGHQICKFRKCEELKKKPAGGLEKVMLPTGAPFRWFQ, encoded by the exons ATGTCTGCCAGTGGGGGGTTGATGGAGGGAAACCAAGCTAGAGAGGATGAAGATGCTCGGGACAGCTGCTGTGCTGATGAAGAATCTTCGCCCGTGGTGGAGAGGAGGAACCGGAGTGGGATCATCAGCACACCACTCAGCAAGAGCCTCAAACACTCCCGAGCACTCTCTCAGTACATCGCCACGTGCTCCGCTGCAGCTGCAGTTGcgaatgctaatgctaacagaCTTGCCCAGAGCTCCTTAGTACCCGCAGGGATTAAGTCTCACTCGGTAGACGCCCAGCACAGGGGCCAGGTGGGACTTACCAAACTTGACCGGGGTGCACTGGTTTCTAGCCTTCTGGACTCTCCAAGCGGTTTGCATCTGGCCCAGGCAGCTGAGCTCTTACGACGAGCTAGCATGCTACTTCCTGTCTCTGACTCCTCCAACCTTGGTGTGGGCGGGGACATGGAGGCAGTCTCAGCCTCTGATTCACTGGGGAGTGTGACAGACTTTCCGTTGTTGAGCAATGGTGGTGGAGTCGGGGGCACTTTCCCGTTCCACCCAGGCCTTTTCATCATGACGCCGGCTGGAGTGTTCCTGGCTGATGGGGCACTGTCGCAGGTGACAGGAGCTTCTGAGCAGCAGCAAGCGCACAATGAGATGGCAGCAGCTGCCAGCGCCAATGCCAAGAAGAAGCGCAAACGCTGTGGTTTGTGCCCGCCCTGCAGACGCAGGATCAACTGCGAGCAGTGCAGCAGCTGCCGAAACCGCAAGACCGGCCACCAGATCTGCAAGTTCAGGAAGTGTGAGGAGCTCAAGAAGAAACCAGCTGGAGGGCTAGag AAGGTGATGCTGCCCACCGGAGCTCCTTTCCGCTGGTTCCAGTAG
- the cxxc5b gene encoding CXXC-type zinc finger protein 5 isoform X2, whose product MSASGGLMEGNQAREDEDARDSCCADEESSPVVERRNRSGIISTPLSKSLKHSRALSQYIATCSAAAAVANANANRLAQSSLVPAGIKSHSVDAQHRGQVGLTKLDRGALVSSLLDSPSGLHLAQAAELLRRASMLLPVSDSSNLGVGGDMEAVSASDSLGSVTDFPLLSNGGGVGGTFPFHPGLFIMTPAGVFLADGALSQVTGASEQQQAHNEMAAAASANAKKKRKRCGLCPPCRRRINCEQCSSCRNRKTGHQICKFRKCEELKKKPAGGLEVMLPTGAPFRWFQ is encoded by the exons ATGTCTGCCAGTGGGGGGTTGATGGAGGGAAACCAAGCTAGAGAGGATGAAGATGCTCGGGACAGCTGCTGTGCTGATGAAGAATCTTCGCCCGTGGTGGAGAGGAGGAACCGGAGTGGGATCATCAGCACACCACTCAGCAAGAGCCTCAAACACTCCCGAGCACTCTCTCAGTACATCGCCACGTGCTCCGCTGCAGCTGCAGTTGcgaatgctaatgctaacagaCTTGCCCAGAGCTCCTTAGTACCCGCAGGGATTAAGTCTCACTCGGTAGACGCCCAGCACAGGGGCCAGGTGGGACTTACCAAACTTGACCGGGGTGCACTGGTTTCTAGCCTTCTGGACTCTCCAAGCGGTTTGCATCTGGCCCAGGCAGCTGAGCTCTTACGACGAGCTAGCATGCTACTTCCTGTCTCTGACTCCTCCAACCTTGGTGTGGGCGGGGACATGGAGGCAGTCTCAGCCTCTGATTCACTGGGGAGTGTGACAGACTTTCCGTTGTTGAGCAATGGTGGTGGAGTCGGGGGCACTTTCCCGTTCCACCCAGGCCTTTTCATCATGACGCCGGCTGGAGTGTTCCTGGCTGATGGGGCACTGTCGCAGGTGACAGGAGCTTCTGAGCAGCAGCAAGCGCACAATGAGATGGCAGCAGCTGCCAGCGCCAATGCCAAGAAGAAGCGCAAACGCTGTGGTTTGTGCCCGCCCTGCAGACGCAGGATCAACTGCGAGCAGTGCAGCAGCTGCCGAAACCGCAAGACCGGCCACCAGATCTGCAAGTTCAGGAAGTGTGAGGAGCTCAAGAAGAAACCAGCTGGAGGGCTAGag GTGATGCTGCCCACCGGAGCTCCTTTCCGCTGGTTCCAGTAG